A single window of Rhodamnia argentea isolate NSW1041297 chromosome 5, ASM2092103v1, whole genome shotgun sequence DNA harbors:
- the LOC115729995 gene encoding NADH dehydrogenase [ubiquinone] 1 beta subcomplex subunit 9-like encodes MSATAAATTTAGYLARRAAQKEKVRILYRRALKDTLNWAVHRHLFYQDASELRERFESNKHVEDLDTVDRLIADAEASYNKWRHPDPYIVPWAPGGSKFTRNPTPPSGIEIIYDYGREDND; translated from the exons acggcggcggcgacgacgacggcggGGTATCTGGCTCGGAGGGCAGCTCAGAAGGAGAAAGTCCGTATTCTCTACCGCCGTGCCCTCAAAGACACTCTCAACTGGGCCGTACACCGCCACCTCTTTTACCAAGac GCATCAGAATTGCGCGAGAGATTCGAATCCAACAAACACGTG GAGGATCTTGATACGGTTGACAGATTGATTGCTGATGCGGAAGCTAGCTACAATAAGTGGCGGCACCCTGATCCTTACATTG TGCCTTGGGCTCCTGGTGGTAGCAAGTTTACTCGGAACCCAACACCACCTTCAGGG ATTGAGATAATTTATGATTATGGTCGTGAAGATAATGATTGA
- the LOC115729994 gene encoding ubiquitin fusion degradation protein 1 homolog — protein MYFGGYGYHGTSFEQTYRCYPASFIEKPQIESGDKIIMPPSALDRLASLHIDYPMLFELRNNAAERVSHCGVLEFIAEEGMIYMPYWMMENLLLQEGDFVQVKNATLPKGTYVKLQPHTKDFLDISNPKAILETTLRNYSCLTTGDSIMVAYNNKKYYIDIVETKPSHAISIIETDCEVDFAPPLDYKEPERPIAPAPGKGPAQVEEGPAEAEPKFNPFSGSGRRLDGKPSKNPLMPASTSVSIGKQSGVANGKGTPSAASASQSARQTQGKLVFGSNANRTPKEKQKEAPKDSKQEQPPKEEPKFQAFTGKKYSLRG, from the exons ATG TATTTTGGTGGATATGGATATCATGGGACATCATTTGAGCAGACATATCGCTGTTACCCTGCATCCTTCATCGAAAAG CCACAAATTGAAAGTGGTGACAAAA TTATAATGCCTCCGTCTGCCCTTGATCGCCTAG CGTCCCTGCATATTGATTATCCAATGTTGTTTGAGCTGAGAAATAATGCTGCTGAACGGGTCTCTCATTGTGGTGTTCTCGAGTTTATTGCTGAAGAAGGGATGATATACATGCCATATTGG ATGATGGAGAACCTGCTCTTGCAAGAAGGAGATtttgtccaagtgaaaaatgcaaCTCTTCCAAAGGGAACATATGTTAAACTGCAACCACACACAaaggactttttggatatttCCAACCCAAAAGCAAT CCTAGAGACTACACTGAGGAATTATTCCTGCTTAACGACTGGGGATAGTATCATGGTGGCATATAACAACAAAAAGTACTATATTGATATCGTAGAGACAAAGCCTTCTCATGCCATAAGTATAATTGAGACAGATTGCGAGGTTGATTTTGCACCTCCGTTGGATTACAAAGAGCCTGAAAGGCCCATAGCACCTGCCCCAGGCAAGGGACCGGCACAGG TTGAAGAGGGTCCTGCTGAGGCTGAACCAAAGTTCAATCCATTCAGTGGATCAGGTAGACGCTTGGATGGAAAGCCATCGAAGAATCCACTCATGCCTGCTTCCACAAGTGTTTCCATAGGCAAGCAATCTGGTGTTGCTAATGGCAAAGGAACGCCATCTGCAGCATCTGCTTCACAATCGGCACGCCAAACTCAAGGAAAGCTTGTTTTTGGGTCAAATGCAAACCGGACTCCAAAGGAGAAGCAAAAG GAAGCTCCAAAGGACTCTAAACAAGAGCAACCTCCAAAGGAAGAGCCAAAGTTCCAGGCTTTCACAGGGAAGAAGTATTCACTGCGGGGTTga